The region AGTTTAGTTTCTCCGGGTACTCAAATAACCACGTTAGATGATGTTAGCAAAATCAAATTAGATTTCTCAGTACCAGAACGTTTTATTCAAGAAATTGCATTAGGTAAAAATGTTGAAGCGAAAGCGATAGCATTTCCAGATAGAATTTTTAAAGGCGTGGTAACTTCTATCGATACGCGTGTAAACCCAACAACCCGAGCCGTTTTGGTTCGTGCAATCATTGCCAATGCAGATGCAGCATTGTTACCGGGTATGTTGATGAAAGTTAAATTAATAAAGCAAAACCGCGAAACGTTATTATTACCAGAATCAGCCATTATCCCAATTCAATCAAAACATTATGTCTATGTCGTCAATGAAGAAAATATAGTTGAACGTCAGCAAGTCACACTCGGTATTCGTAATCGTGGGTGGGTAGAAATTCTAGATGGTTTAGTTATCGACCAGCCTGTCATTATCAGAGGTTTACTTAAAGTGAGACCTGGTGATGAAGTTATAACGCAACCTGCTGAAGCGTTCAATTTCGCTAATGTAGCGGGTGCGGAGAGTGCCGCATGATATTAACCGACATTTCAGTTAAAAGGCCGGTATTGGCCTCTGTAATAAGTATTTTAATTATTCTGTTGGGGTTAGTGTCATTCGATAAACTGCCTTTAAGAGAATACCCCAATATTGATCCCCCTGTGGTATCAATTGATACCAGTTATCGAGGTGCAAGTGCATCGGTTGTTGAAAGCCGTATCACTCAGTTAGTGGAAGATAGGATCAGTGGTGTCGAAGGGATTAAACATGTCAGTTCAAGTAGCCGTGATGGACGTTCATCCGTCACATTAGAGTTTGATATTGATCGTGATATTGAAGCGGCAACCAATGATGTTCGTGACCGCATTTCGAGCT is a window of Shewanella donghaensis DNA encoding:
- a CDS encoding efflux RND transporter periplasmic adaptor subunit encodes the protein MKKIIFILVAIVIGWFAYQFIQPEQIETKRVKPIPNVVVAKVAMLPVRDEVEAIGNNKAFESITITPKVTEQIAEINFNDGDIVKKGDLLVQLRNREQLAKVNAAEVKVRDHLRELDRIRSLVTSKTVAELERDRLQTLIDTTRAELEQAKAALEDRAIHAPFSGRLGLKLVSVGSLVSPGTQITTLDDVSKIKLDFSVPERFIQEIALGKNVEAKAIAFPDRIFKGVVTSIDTRVNPTTRAVLVRAIIANADAALLPGMLMKVKLIKQNRETLLLPESAIIPIQSKHYVYVVNEENIVERQQVTLGIRNRGWVEILDGLVIDQPVIIRGLLKVRPGDEVITQPAEAFNFANVAGAESAA